One window of the Doryrhamphus excisus isolate RoL2022-K1 chromosome 10, RoL_Dexc_1.0, whole genome shotgun sequence genome contains the following:
- the LOC131137228 gene encoding hyccin 2-like, translated as MFFFSSVHLSPQQFSHLRVSGAAHAGQLNRPGIEYTDGMSGGTLKDSFNVNEPDEGFSSGASNSSQPSGTRAGCGGGGGPRAGSLSSSSGGSNIKKAITARLSREKDRDRPESQNVSAGATRQRKPSPPASIELDAIQLSPIKKHLSFPAGPPLVRTGSTSSSKSFDCMTFSLNGGREDQEGGAGGSDRERGRPAGSHRHSTISLQEAHLLRPEEAQDLLSPGAPLTKQSRSPSFNMQIISQV; from the exons atgttttttttctccagcgtTCATCTGTCACCACAACAGTTTTCTCATCTACGAGTCTCTGGAGCCGCCCACGCTGGCCAGCTGAATCGTCCTGGCATTGAAT ATACCGATGGAATGAGCGGCGGCACGTTGAAGGATTCCTTCAACGTGAACGAACCGGATGAGGGCTTCTCCTCTGGGGCGTCCAACAGCAGCCAGCCCAGCGGCACCAGAGCGGGCTGCGGCGGGGGTGGCGGCCCGAGGGCCGGCAGcctgagcagcagcagcggcggcagcAACATCAAGAAAGCCATCACAGCTCGACTGTCCCGGGAGAAGGACCGAGACAGACCCGAGTCTCAGAACGTGTCAGCCGGGGCGACTCGGCAGAGGAAACCGTCCCCGCCGGCCAGCATCGAACTGGACGCCATTCAGCTGAGTCCCATCAAGAAGCACCTGAGTTTCCCCGCGGGACCCCCTCTGGTACGGACCGGCAGCACCTCCTCCAGCAAGTCTTTCGACTGCATGACCTTCAGTCTGAACGGGGGCAGAGAGGACCAAGAGGGCGGCGCAGGAGGCTCAGACCGGGAACGGGGGCGTCCTGCAGGCTCTCACCGCCACTCCACTATCAGCTTGCAGGAGGCCCACTTGCTCAGGCCGGAGGAGGCCCAAGACCTGCTGTCCCCGGGAGCCCCCCTCACCAAGCAGTCCCGATCCCCCAGCTTCAACATGCAGATCATATCGCAGGTTTAA